TGGCCCGAGTTCGACCGCGCGCAATATGACGGCGCGCTCGACTGGTTCGCGCGGCGGCAGCGGCGTTTTGGCGCGTTGACCGGGTAGTTTTCTGATGTTGTTGCAATGTCTGGGGGTTTGAGTCCATGCGAAGAGGCAGTCGCTGTCCGTGGCGATGATTTCATGGTGTCGTCGCAACGCCTGGGTGTTTACGCCCGTATGAAGAGGCCGTCGTTATCTGCGGCGGTGATTTCCTGATGTCGCCGCAACGCCTGAGAGTTTGCGCCGGGTTGGTGATGGCGGCGGTGGTGGCGCCGGCGGTGTGGTTTCTGCCGCGCGCGGCGCTGCTGGCCGCCGCCGCGCTGGTCGCCGTGCTGGCCGCCGTTGAGTGGGGGCGGCTGATTGGGCGCGGTGTTTCGCGCCGGCTTTATCCGCTGTTGTGTCTGGCGGTTATTGCGTGGCTGTGGTTTGCGCCGCCGCCGGCGCCGGAGCGCGTGTTGCTGTACGCCGCCGCCGGCTGGTGGGCGCTGGCGCTGGTGATGGTCAGCGCGTTCTCCGCCGGGTTTTGCGCGCGGCTCTGGTTTGTCTGGTTTCTGCGCGTTCACATCGTTGTCGCCGCCGTGGCTTTCTGGTACGCGGTCGGCGGTTTGCACTTGCTGCACCGCGGCTGGCTGTTGTACGCGATTGCGCTGACCGCCGCCTGCGACATCGCCGCGTATTACGCCGGGCGCCGTTTCGGTGCGCGCAAATTGTGCCCCGATTTGAGTCCGGGAAAAACCCGCGAGGGCGTGCTCGGCGCGCTCGCCGCGGCGTTTGTGATGGCGGCGGCGGTTTCGGCGGCGCTCGGAATGGAATGGCTGGACGCCGTTTATTTCGTCCTGCTGAGTCTTTTCATCTGCCTGGCCGGCGTCGTCGGCGACCTCGCCGCCAGCATGCCGAAACGCTGCGCCGGCGCCGACGACAGCGGCGGCCTGTTGCCCGGACACGGCGGCGTGCTCGACCGCGCCGACTCACTGCTGGCGGCGGCGCCGCTTTTCCTGCTGGGGTTGTCGTATCTGTGATGGGGCGCCGGGACGACATGTTCTTGCTGCTGCGGAAAGTGTGCAACTGCGTCGAGAGGCCGTGCTTGTGATGGGGCGCCGCGACGATATGCTTTCGCTGCCGCAGAAAGTGTGCGACGACGGCAAGAGGGCATGCCTGTGACAACGCATCACGACGACATGCCCCGGCACCGTATCACGCTGCTGGGCGCGACCGGAAGTATCGGCGCGAACACGCTCGATGTTGTGCGCG
The window above is part of the Gammaproteobacteria bacterium genome. Proteins encoded here:
- a CDS encoding phosphatidate cytidylyltransferase, producing MSPQRLRVCAGLVMAAVVAPAVWFLPRAALLAAAALVAVLAAVEWGRLIGRGVSRRLYPLLCLAVIAWLWFAPPPAPERVLLYAAAGWWALALVMVSAFSAGFCARLWFVWFLRVHIVVAAVAFWYAVGGLHLLHRGWLLYAIALTAACDIAAYYAGRRFGARKLCPDLSPGKTREGVLGALAAAFVMAAAVSAALGMEWLDAVYFVLLSLFICLAGVVGDLAASMPKRCAGADDSGGLLPGHGGVLDRADSLLAAAPLFLLGLSYL